The proteins below come from a single Limosilactobacillus reuteri genomic window:
- a CDS encoding fluoride efflux transporter FluC produces the protein MISVGLGAAIGAVIRYIITSWWKKLRIDWPLATLFINITGSFLLGILTKNFASNSSIMLLFGIGLLGGYTTFSTFNVELISMMDEKRWGMFALYFGLSYLGGVIAAICGMMI, from the coding sequence ATGATTAGTGTAGGGCTTGGAGCAGCAATTGGGGCCGTCATTCGTTACATCATCACAAGCTGGTGGAAAAAGCTAAGAATTGATTGGCCCCTAGCAACTCTATTTATTAATATCACCGGTAGTTTTTTATTAGGCATTCTTACCAAGAATTTTGCTAGTAATTCCTCGATCATGCTATTATTTGGGATTGGCTTATTAGGAGGTTATACTACTTTTTCGACTTTCAATGTTGAGCTAATTTCAATGATGGATGAAAAACGATGGGGAATGTTCGCTCTTTATTTCGGCTTAAGTTATCTTGGTGGAGTTATTGCCGCCATCTGTGGAATGATGATATGA
- a CDS encoding excinuclease ABC subunit UvrA, translating to MTETILPTQIEVKGGRVHNLKNIDINIPLHKFVAISGLSGSGKSSLAMGILYEEGSRRYLEALSTYTRRRIKLGAQADVTSVKHIPSALALKQRPAIPSERATVGTMSEMLNVIRLIFSRLGEPVCPNGHRLKPSLEIAEVMSKSGNEMGQLTCPTCGTKFYAYGAEDFAFNSDGACLRCHGTGKVRELDESKLIGDENLSLADGAVASWHLPGRNFMPSVAEQAGVRIHVPYKDLTPKEKDFVLNGPQKKFKMDFRSGTGRVFHDFNALYENAHEAVLASAKSSKSERAQKRISEFFHYSMCPVCHGTRLKPELLKQLAGGLNIAQVSDLTLGELSKWKQDVLAALPSDMKKMATSLFKEFDDNLRPLLELGLDYLTLSRNGNTLSTGELQRIQLARTLRTQTTGVLYILDEPSIGLHPDNITGLLNVFKELVAQGNSLVVVDHNVDIIKEADWIIEIGPGSGEKGGEILTEGTPSQIADNPQSKIGPYLNGTAVLKSRPIANEPASQEITFEVKDYYNLKDVYGEIPVNRLTAITGFSGAGKTSLILDSLVPAIHAQASGAKLPSQVRKLSSPLKEVVSVDAAPIGKTNRSTVATYTSIMDNLRKLFAAQPLAKEKHYTPSYFSYNNKQGACPTCGGAGVVTLDIQFLPDMQQTCPTCGGSRYNEEVQKVKWQGYSIVDLLKLDVRAAMSVFKEVPKIARELQLLDEVGLGYLHLGESTPSLSGGEAQRLKLVKHLNHNQSETLFVFDEPTIGLHPLDVKTLLAVMQQLLDRRATIITITHDLNLIINADYMLDMGPRGGSNGGEIVAQGNPLALIQKPESLTSKYLAEYWSRFN from the coding sequence GTGACAGAAACCATACTACCAACGCAAATTGAAGTAAAAGGTGGAAGAGTCCACAACCTTAAGAACATTGATATCAATATCCCCCTACATAAATTTGTCGCAATTTCGGGATTATCTGGTTCTGGGAAAAGCTCATTAGCAATGGGGATTTTATATGAAGAGGGATCTCGCCGGTACTTAGAAGCGCTTTCTACTTACACAAGACGGCGGATAAAGTTAGGTGCTCAAGCCGATGTTACAAGTGTTAAACATATTCCTTCAGCACTAGCATTGAAGCAACGTCCCGCAATTCCATCTGAACGAGCAACCGTTGGAACAATGAGTGAGATGTTGAATGTAATTAGGCTGATCTTTTCACGGCTTGGCGAACCGGTCTGTCCAAATGGGCATCGTTTAAAACCAAGCCTTGAAATCGCAGAGGTAATGAGTAAGAGCGGCAATGAGATGGGACAATTAACCTGTCCTACTTGTGGCACAAAGTTTTATGCCTATGGAGCAGAAGACTTTGCATTCAATTCTGACGGAGCTTGCTTACGATGTCATGGAACAGGAAAAGTTCGTGAACTGGATGAAAGTAAACTTATTGGGGATGAAAATCTTAGTTTAGCTGATGGGGCAGTTGCTTCATGGCATTTGCCCGGACGAAACTTTATGCCGAGTGTTGCTGAACAGGCAGGTGTCCGGATCCATGTTCCATATAAAGATTTAACCCCTAAAGAAAAAGATTTTGTTTTAAATGGTCCCCAAAAGAAGTTTAAGATGGACTTCCGCTCTGGAACAGGCCGCGTTTTTCATGACTTTAATGCTTTATACGAGAACGCCCATGAAGCGGTATTAGCATCTGCGAAGAGTAGTAAAAGTGAACGAGCGCAAAAACGAATTAGTGAATTTTTCCATTATTCAATGTGCCCAGTTTGCCATGGGACACGGTTAAAACCAGAATTATTAAAACAATTAGCTGGTGGTTTAAATATTGCGCAAGTTAGTGATCTTACGCTTGGGGAATTAAGCAAGTGGAAGCAAGATGTATTAGCTGCTCTTCCTTCAGATATGAAAAAGATGGCTACTTCATTATTTAAAGAGTTTGATGATAATTTACGGCCATTATTGGAATTAGGTCTTGATTATTTAACTTTATCGCGAAACGGGAATACGTTATCGACAGGCGAATTACAACGTATTCAGCTTGCAAGAACTCTTCGAACTCAAACAACCGGTGTCTTATATATTCTGGATGAACCTTCCATCGGCTTACATCCTGACAATATTACAGGCCTCTTAAATGTATTTAAGGAATTAGTGGCCCAAGGTAATTCATTAGTAGTTGTTGATCACAATGTTGATATTATCAAAGAAGCAGATTGGATTATTGAAATTGGCCCGGGTTCTGGAGAAAAGGGTGGAGAAATTCTTACGGAGGGGACACCATCGCAAATTGCTGACAACCCTCAGTCTAAAATTGGTCCTTATTTAAATGGGACAGCAGTATTAAAAAGTCGCCCCATAGCAAACGAACCAGCTAGTCAAGAGATTACCTTTGAAGTAAAAGATTATTACAATCTTAAAGACGTCTATGGAGAGATTCCGGTTAATCGGCTGACTGCTATCACTGGTTTTTCGGGTGCTGGTAAAACAAGTCTGATCCTTGATAGTTTAGTTCCTGCTATCCATGCTCAAGCAAGTGGGGCTAAATTACCTTCGCAAGTTCGAAAATTGTCAAGTCCGTTAAAAGAAGTAGTAAGTGTTGATGCAGCGCCAATCGGTAAAACTAACCGGTCAACAGTCGCAACTTATACCAGTATTATGGATAATCTGCGGAAGTTATTTGCAGCCCAGCCCTTAGCCAAAGAGAAACACTATACACCTTCTTACTTTTCTTATAATAATAAGCAGGGAGCATGTCCAACGTGTGGGGGCGCGGGGGTCGTAACTCTTGATATTCAATTCTTGCCAGATATGCAACAGACTTGTCCAACATGTGGGGGAAGTCGATACAATGAAGAAGTTCAAAAAGTTAAGTGGCAGGGATATTCAATTGTTGATCTCTTAAAATTAGATGTTCGGGCAGCGATGAGTGTATTTAAGGAAGTTCCGAAAATTGCTCGTGAACTTCAATTATTAGATGAAGTAGGCCTAGGATATCTGCACTTAGGCGAAAGTACGCCTAGTCTTTCTGGTGGTGAGGCGCAACGCTTAAAACTTGTTAAACACCTTAATCATAATCAAAGCGAAACGTTGTTTGTATTTGATGAACCGACTATTGGCTTGCATCCCCTTGATGTTAAAACCCTTTTAGCGGTAATGCAGCAATTACTTGATCGGAGAGCGACAATCATTACTATTACTCATGACTTAAATTTGATTATTAACGCAGATTATATGCTTGATATGGGTCCGCGCGGTGGCAGCAATGGTGGGGAAATTGTGGCTCAGGGTAATCCGTTAGCCCTTATTCAAAAACCAGAAAGTTTAACCAGCAAGTATTTGGCAGAATATTGGTCAAGATTTAATTAA
- a CDS encoding TVP38/TMEM64 family protein — protein MKERKLSKTWLIVGAIILAVIVLYFIYRTYKPEIDLLLDFNAHNKAKLLHMIRSHGFTDIFLLVALIGILNAIPGMSNSVVCIFAGLCYGPIVGFLINWVGNILGNSTVMSIIRKINLSKRVKKNKILHYLLQQKHPLIALTIGFMIPVIPSVLVNYAGARLNVSRKHYLAMVTVGMAPTSFLYAFGGDAIFKGNIRRLIGVAIAILILIGCYLLVRKIWQNHEEKAATK, from the coding sequence ATGAAAGAGCGTAAATTAAGTAAAACATGGCTGATCGTTGGCGCAATTATCCTCGCCGTCATCGTTCTCTACTTCATTTATCGAACATATAAGCCAGAAATTGACCTACTACTAGACTTTAATGCCCATAATAAGGCTAAGCTTCTCCATATGATTAGAAGTCATGGTTTTACAGATATCTTTCTTCTTGTAGCTTTAATCGGTATCCTAAATGCGATTCCGGGAATGTCAAATTCCGTTGTTTGTATCTTTGCCGGGTTATGTTATGGACCAATTGTTGGTTTTCTGATTAATTGGGTTGGAAACATTTTAGGAAACTCTACTGTAATGAGTATAATTCGTAAAATTAACCTCTCCAAACGGGTAAAGAAAAATAAGATCCTTCATTACCTCTTGCAGCAAAAGCATCCGTTAATTGCACTTACAATCGGCTTTATGATTCCGGTTATCCCTAGTGTACTTGTAAACTACGCTGGTGCCCGTTTAAATGTGAGTCGGAAACACTACTTGGCGATGGTAACCGTGGGAATGGCACCGACCTCCTTTCTCTATGCCTTTGGTGGGGATGCTATTTTCAAAGGCAACATTAGACGACTGATCGGTGTCGCAATCGCTATTTTAATTCTAATTGGCTGTTATTTACTCGTTCGCAAAATCTGGCAAAACCATGAAGAAAAAGCAGCAACAAAATAA